One region of Olleya sp. Hel_I_94 genomic DNA includes:
- a CDS encoding glycerophosphodiester phosphodiesterase: MNKILKFGHRGAKGHVTENTLESIQKALDLGVDGIEIDVHVCKTGELVVFHDFTLDRITDGTGEIGKFSLSELKQLKVENLHSIPTLTEVLDLIDNKIFINIELKGEHTANPTCAVIKDYVDNKNWTMDHFIVSSFQEKELLDVFSCNPNIVLGVLTKASVNQAVALAKRINAKAIHPNLALLSKDNVKQTQDQGYKVNVWTVNTKQAIARMKSYNVDAIISDFPDRL; this comes from the coding sequence ATGAACAAAATATTAAAATTTGGTCATAGAGGAGCAAAAGGTCATGTGACAGAAAACACTTTGGAGTCAATCCAAAAGGCTTTGGATTTGGGTGTCGATGGGATCGAAATTGATGTTCACGTGTGCAAAACAGGAGAGCTAGTTGTTTTTCATGATTTTACGTTAGATAGAATTACGGATGGTACAGGAGAAATTGGTAAATTTTCGTTATCGGAATTAAAGCAATTAAAGGTTGAAAATCTACATAGTATCCCAACGCTAACTGAAGTATTAGATTTAATTGATAATAAAATTTTTATAAATATTGAGTTAAAAGGCGAACATACCGCTAATCCAACTTGTGCTGTAATTAAAGATTACGTGGACAATAAAAATTGGACAATGGACCATTTTATTGTTAGTAGTTTTCAAGAAAAAGAGTTGCTTGACGTGTTTAGTTGCAACCCTAATATAGTATTAGGCGTTTTAACAAAAGCAAGTGTAAATCAAGCAGTTGCTTTAGCTAAGCGGATTAATGCAAAAGCAATACATCCTAATTTAGCATTGTTAAGTAAGGACAATGTTAAACAAACACAAGACCAAGGTTATAAGGTTAATGTTTGGACAGTCAATACTAAGCAAGCTATTGCACGTATGAAAAGCTATAATGTTGATGCTATAATAAGTGATTTTCCAGATAGATTATGA
- a CDS encoding NAD(P)/FAD-dependent oxidoreductase has product MKQYDVIIIGGGAAGFFAAINIGELYPNLKIAVLERGKDVLGKVKVSGGGRCNVTHAEFVPQELTSYYPRGEKELLGPFHTFMTGDTMEWFENRGVSLKIEDDGRIFPTSNNSQTIIDCFLNEADKYNVEVLTNQSVTSFSPIDQQWEVVTKSDHFTAKKLIVATGSNPKIWSFLEQLGHTIIKPVPSLFTFNINDARIKDIPGVVAQNVTVKVIGTKLESSGPLLITHWGMSAPSILKLSAFGALDLAKKEYKFDIEVNFVNQDFEDVLSDLKTYKQDLSKKTVFKAAQFDMPKRLWKMLVEAAGITEDTRWADLNKSQLDDLAGQLTTAIFKVDGKSTFKEEFVTAGGIDLKEVNFKNYQSKLHSNLYFAGEIINVDALTGGFNFQNAWTGAYIVAKNIEI; this is encoded by the coding sequence ATGAAACAGTACGATGTAATAATAATAGGTGGTGGTGCAGCTGGTTTTTTTGCAGCAATTAACATTGGTGAGTTATATCCCAATTTAAAAATAGCTGTTTTAGAAAGAGGTAAAGATGTACTAGGTAAGGTTAAGGTGTCTGGTGGTGGACGTTGTAATGTAACACATGCCGAGTTTGTTCCGCAAGAATTAACCAGTTACTATCCAAGAGGTGAAAAGGAACTTTTAGGACCTTTTCACACCTTTATGACTGGAGATACTATGGAGTGGTTTGAAAATAGAGGCGTATCATTAAAAATTGAAGACGATGGACGCATATTCCCAACCAGTAATAATTCGCAAACCATTATTGATTGCTTTTTAAACGAAGCTGATAAATATAATGTTGAGGTATTAACAAATCAATCCGTAACAAGTTTTAGCCCAATCGACCAGCAATGGGAAGTGGTTACAAAATCGGACCATTTTACAGCTAAAAAACTTATTGTGGCTACAGGAAGTAATCCTAAAATTTGGTCTTTTTTAGAGCAGTTAGGGCATACTATTATCAAGCCTGTACCTTCATTGTTTACATTTAATATTAATGATGCAAGGATTAAAGATATTCCAGGTGTTGTGGCTCAAAACGTAACAGTTAAAGTAATAGGGACTAAGTTAGAGTCTTCAGGTCCTTTATTAATTACACATTGGGGAATGAGTGCGCCTTCCATATTAAAACTATCAGCTTTTGGTGCTTTAGATTTGGCTAAAAAAGAGTATAAATTTGATATTGAAGTTAATTTTGTAAACCAAGATTTTGAGGACGTGCTGTCAGATTTAAAAACATATAAGCAAGACTTGTCTAAAAAAACAGTGTTTAAAGCAGCACAATTTGATATGCCAAAACGGTTATGGAAAATGTTAGTTGAAGCTGCAGGAATAACTGAAGATACGCGTTGGGCAGATTTAAATAAATCCCAATTAGATGATTTGGCTGGTCAATTAACTACAGCAATTTTTAAAGTAGACGGAAAAAGTACGTTTAAAGAAGAATTTGTTACAGCAGGAGGAATAGATTTAAAGGAAGTTAATTTTAAAAATTACCAAAGTAAATTGCATAGTAACCTGTATTTTGCTGGCGAAATTATTAATGTTGATGCCTTGACAGGTGGATTTAATTTCCAAAATGCATGGACAGGAGCTTACATTGTGGCTAAAAATATTGAGATTTAA
- a CDS encoding DUF1697 domain-containing protein, with protein METFIVFLRGINVGGHNKIKMLDLRQVLSEIGFNDVKTYIQTGNIILKTDLKDKAIITSKIEESILNHFGFNIPTLVKTKADLDLIFKKCPFTDAEKENSYFALLYNAPSQSQITALSNYDFPNEKFTITNQCIYLYSSVGYGRTKANSNFFETKLKIKATARNFKTLTKVVSLIKN; from the coding sequence ATGGAGACTTTTATTGTGTTTTTAAGAGGTATTAATGTTGGAGGACACAACAAAATAAAAATGCTAGATTTACGTCAAGTGTTATCAGAGATAGGCTTTAATGATGTAAAAACGTATATTCAAACAGGTAATATTATACTAAAAACGGATTTAAAAGACAAAGCAATTATAACCAGTAAGATAGAGGAGTCTATTTTAAATCATTTTGGTTTTAACATACCAACTCTAGTAAAAACAAAAGCAGACCTTGATTTAATATTTAAAAAATGTCCTTTTACTGATGCAGAAAAAGAAAACAGCTATTTTGCTCTACTTTATAACGCTCCAAGTCAAAGTCAAATCACAGCATTATCAAATTATGATTTTCCAAATGAAAAATTTACTATAACTAACCAGTGTATCTATCTTTATTCAAGTGTAGGTTATGGAAGGACTAAGGCAAATAGTAATTTTTTTGAAACTAAATTAAAAATCAAAGCTACCGCTAGAAATTTTAAAACACTTACTAAGGTAGTATCGCTAATAAAAAATTAG
- a CDS encoding TetR/AcrR family transcriptional regulator, whose amino-acid sequence MDKKQRIIITMLELVVKQGVHATPMSQVAKEANVAVGTIYHYFENKNEVIQELYKMIVQDYGVVLMANLPEGDFKAQFETMWSNLYNYFVGNPLAFQFVEYVAAPPIISKEIVNQSVPYIANIRDFFLKGIEEKHVRNVPIRLILQMAFGTVISAVRLKSNEELDMTKEEIDLAIEMSWDAIRNKN is encoded by the coding sequence ATGGACAAAAAACAACGTATAATAATCACTATGTTAGAATTAGTGGTTAAACAAGGTGTACACGCTACACCTATGTCTCAAGTCGCCAAAGAAGCTAATGTAGCTGTTGGTACGATATACCATTATTTTGAAAATAAAAATGAGGTTATACAAGAACTATACAAGATGATTGTTCAAGATTATGGTGTGGTTTTAATGGCTAATTTACCTGAAGGCGATTTTAAAGCACAATTTGAAACCATGTGGTCCAATTTGTACAACTACTTTGTTGGAAACCCCTTAGCTTTTCAATTTGTCGAGTACGTTGCTGCACCACCAATTATATCTAAAGAGATTGTTAATCAATCTGTACCTTATATTGCTAACATTAGAGATTTCTTTTTAAAAGGAATTGAAGAAAAGCATGTTAGAAATGTACCTATAAGATTAATTTTGCAAATGGCTTTTGGAACCGTAATATCTGCAGTTAGACTAAAGAGTAACGAAGAATTGGACATGACAAAAGAGGAAATAGATCTAGCAATAGAAATGTCTTGGGATGCTATTCGAAACAAAAACTAA
- a CDS encoding diphosphomevalonate/mevalonate 3,5-bisphosphate decarboxylase family protein: MDLSRFLLKNYQNKLNNGSVTWSSPSNIALVKYWGKKEHQIPENPSISFTLDSCKTITELHYIKKQKGNNSFDFKVFLDEELKPDFHPKIETFFKRIESYVPFLKEFEFTIKTKNTFPHSSGIASSASGMSALALCIMSIEKQLNPELSQAHFIQKASFLARLGSGSACRSVEGDLVVWGKHPKIEDSSDLFGVKYPYKVHDIFKNYNDTILLVDKGEKQVSSTVGHNLMHGHPFASQRFDQAVDNITAIKSILETGDLNQFIALVESEALTLHAMMMTSMPYFILMKPNTLEIINKIWQFRKDTGLPVCFTLDAGANVHVLYPDKYKDKIYEFIKEQLVAYCQNGHYICDKIGFGAKQL; this comes from the coding sequence ATGGATTTATCACGTTTTTTATTAAAAAACTATCAAAATAAGCTAAATAACGGAAGTGTAACTTGGTCTTCTCCAAGTAATATTGCGCTAGTTAAATATTGGGGAAAAAAAGAACATCAAATTCCAGAAAACCCATCAATCAGTTTTACTTTAGATTCTTGTAAAACAATTACTGAGTTGCATTATATTAAAAAGCAAAAAGGTAATAATAGTTTTGACTTCAAGGTTTTTTTAGATGAAGAATTAAAGCCTGACTTTCATCCTAAAATCGAAACGTTTTTTAAGCGTATTGAAAGTTATGTGCCTTTTTTAAAAGAATTTGAGTTTACTATTAAAACTAAAAACACGTTTCCTCATAGTTCTGGTATTGCATCTTCCGCATCAGGTATGAGCGCTTTAGCTTTGTGTATAATGAGCATAGAAAAACAATTAAATCCAGAATTATCTCAAGCGCATTTTATCCAAAAAGCATCCTTTTTAGCAAGATTAGGATCAGGTAGTGCTTGTAGGAGTGTGGAAGGTGATTTAGTAGTTTGGGGTAAACACCCAAAAATTGAAGATAGTAGCGATTTGTTTGGTGTAAAATATCCGTATAAAGTTCACGATATTTTTAAAAACTATAACGATACTATATTATTGGTTGATAAAGGAGAAAAACAGGTAAGTAGCACAGTTGGTCATAATTTAATGCATGGACACCCATTTGCTAGCCAACGTTTTGATCAAGCAGTAGACAACATAACCGCAATCAAATCAATTTTAGAAACAGGAGACTTAAATCAGTTTATTGCTTTAGTCGAAAGTGAAGCCTTGACGCTACACGCTATGATGATGACAAGTATGCCTTATTTTATTTTAATGAAACCTAATACGCTAGAAATTATTAATAAAATCTGGCAATTTAGGAAGGATACAGGATTACCTGTTTGCTTTACTTTAGATGCAGGTGCTAATGTACATGTCTTATATCCAGATAAATATAAAGATAAAATTTATGAATTCATTAAGGAACAGTTAGTTGCATATTGTCAAAACGGTCACTATATTTGTGATAAAATTGGTTTTGGCGCAAAACAGTTGTAA
- a CDS encoding mevalonate kinase — MKGPLFYSKILLFGEYGIIKDSKGLSIPYNFYNGALKMEDNPSEVAQQSNQSLQRFADYLSKIDHSLVVFDIQSLNKDVKAGMYFDSSIPQGYGVGSSGALVAAIYDKYAQDKITVLENLTREKLLTLKAIFSEMESFFHGKSSGLDPLNSYLSLPILINSKENIEATGIPTQSSDGQGAVFLLDSGIIGETAPMVSIFMENMKKEGFRTMLKNQFIKHTDACVDDFLKGDIKSLFKNTKQLSKVVLNNFKPMIPAQFHELWKNGIETNDYYLKLCGSGGGGYILGFTPDIKKAQLALKDYKLEVVYNF, encoded by the coding sequence ATGAAAGGCCCTTTATTTTATTCAAAAATTTTATTATTCGGAGAGTACGGTATTATTAAAGACTCTAAAGGTCTGTCAATACCTTATAATTTTTATAATGGTGCGCTAAAAATGGAGGACAATCCATCGGAAGTAGCGCAACAATCAAATCAAAGTTTACAACGCTTTGCTGACTATTTGTCTAAAATAGACCATTCATTAGTCGTTTTTGATATACAGTCATTAAATAAAGACGTTAAAGCAGGTATGTACTTTGACTCTTCAATTCCGCAAGGATATGGAGTTGGTAGTAGTGGTGCGTTAGTTGCAGCAATATATGACAAGTATGCACAAGATAAAATTACTGTCTTAGAAAATTTGACACGTGAAAAGTTGTTAACGCTTAAAGCTATTTTTTCTGAAATGGAATCTTTTTTTCATGGAAAATCTTCGGGATTAGATCCGCTTAATAGTTATTTAAGCTTACCAATTTTAATAAATTCTAAAGAAAATATTGAAGCTACAGGTATACCAACACAAAGTAGTGATGGTCAAGGTGCTGTGTTTTTGTTAGACTCTGGTATTATTGGAGAAACTGCTCCAATGGTAAGTATCTTTATGGAAAACATGAAGAAAGAAGGGTTTAGAACAATGCTTAAAAATCAATTTATAAAGCACACAGATGCGTGTGTAGATGACTTTTTAAAAGGAGATATAAAATCGCTGTTTAAAAATACCAAGCAGTTATCTAAAGTTGTGCTAAATAACTTTAAACCAATGATTCCGGCTCAATTCCATGAGTTATGGAAAAACGGAATAGAGACTAACGACTATTACTTAAAACTTTGTGGTTCAGGTGGTGGAGGTTATATCTTAGGTTTTACACCTGATATTAAAAAAGCACAATTAGCCTTAAAAGACTATAAATTAGAAGTGGTTTATAATTTTTAA
- a CDS encoding geranylgeranylglycerol-phosphate geranylgeranyltransferase produces the protein MLTRKQKHILIKFFSMFSVIRGYNILVVVLAQYLASIYIFASDKPLKKVLFDVNLLMLVLATAAVIAGGYIINNFYDSEKDLINRPNKTMLDKLVSQNTKLSFYFVLNFSAVVMASYVSFKPVLFFSFYIFSIWFYSHKLKKMPIVGNVVSSILTLTPFFVIFVYYHNFKSVVFVHATFLFLIIAIRELTKDLENIKGDLTLNYRTIPIVYGERTSKKMISVLVIATLFPVYFLIAKFDIGYMYLYFYVCEALLVVYLFLLWRSVTKTHYLWLHNILKIIIVAGVFSILLINIDLVLNRIL, from the coding sequence ATGCTCACTAGAAAGCAAAAACATATACTTATTAAGTTTTTTAGTATGTTTTCTGTAATTAGAGGCTATAATATACTAGTTGTAGTCCTTGCACAATATTTAGCGTCAATTTACATTTTTGCTTCGGACAAACCACTAAAAAAGGTGTTGTTTGATGTTAATCTGCTAATGCTAGTCTTAGCAACAGCAGCTGTAATTGCAGGAGGATATATAATTAATAATTTTTACGATTCTGAAAAAGATTTAATCAACAGGCCTAACAAAACAATGTTAGATAAGTTAGTAAGTCAAAATACTAAGTTGTCTTTTTATTTTGTCCTTAATTTTTCAGCAGTAGTAATGGCTAGTTACGTGTCTTTTAAGCCAGTATTATTCTTTTCGTTTTATATTTTTTCAATTTGGTTTTATTCACATAAACTAAAAAAAATGCCTATTGTAGGTAATGTAGTGTCGTCAATATTGACATTAACACCATTTTTTGTAATTTTTGTCTACTATCATAATTTTAAGTCAGTAGTATTTGTTCATGCTACGTTTCTATTTTTAATAATTGCTATAAGAGAATTAACTAAGGATTTGGAGAATATAAAAGGAGACTTAACACTAAACTATAGGACTATCCCTATTGTATATGGTGAGCGCACATCCAAAAAAATGATTAGTGTTTTGGTTATAGCGACGTTGTTTCCGGTTTATTTTTTAATAGCAAAATTTGATATTGGATATATGTATCTGTATTTTTATGTGTGCGAGGCTCTGTTGGTTGTCTATTTATTTTTATTATGGCGATCAGTGACTAAAACACACTATTTGTGGTTGCATAATATCTTAAAAATAATAATCGTAGCAGGAGTGTTTAGTATACTGCTAATCAATATTGATTTAGTTTTAAATCGAATTCTTTAG
- a CDS encoding pseudouridine synthase, whose amino-acid sequence MSRHKGGNDKGKSSGRGSDNAKSKTFARGNAPIKKKVAPKAKPTSATNSDLIRLNKYVANSGMCSRREADQHIAMGLVTVNGKVVVEMGYKVKLEDEVRYDGARINPEKKAYVLLNKPKGFATTTSEQKGRTVMDLVANASSSRIKPIGRLGRNSTGLLLFTNDEKIVARFTNSNKGVERLFHLELDKNLKMEDLKKIREGFKVEGKQVGVEEIDYVNNTKNEVGVKIKNTGNTILHTIFEHLKYELVRIDCVQIAHLTKKDIPRGNWKILSEQEVNTLKMM is encoded by the coding sequence ATGAGTAGACATAAAGGTGGTAATGATAAAGGAAAGTCTTCAGGACGAGGAAGTGATAATGCTAAAAGCAAAACTTTTGCTAGAGGCAATGCACCTATAAAAAAGAAAGTTGCTCCAAAAGCAAAGCCTACAAGCGCTACTAACTCTGATTTAATCAGATTAAATAAATACGTAGCTAATTCTGGGATGTGTTCTCGAAGAGAAGCTGATCAACATATTGCAATGGGTTTAGTTACCGTAAATGGTAAAGTTGTGGTAGAGATGGGTTATAAAGTTAAGCTAGAGGATGAAGTAAGATACGATGGAGCTAGAATTAATCCAGAAAAGAAGGCTTACGTTTTATTAAACAAGCCAAAAGGGTTTGCTACAACTACAAGTGAACAAAAAGGTAGAACCGTTATGGACCTAGTAGCTAATGCTTCAAGTTCTAGAATTAAGCCAATAGGACGTTTAGGACGTAACTCTACAGGTTTATTACTTTTTACTAACGACGAAAAGATTGTAGCACGTTTTACTAATTCTAATAAAGGTGTTGAAAGATTATTTCATTTAGAGTTGGATAAAAACTTAAAAATGGAAGATCTTAAAAAAATCAGAGAAGGTTTTAAGGTTGAAGGTAAACAAGTTGGTGTTGAAGAAATTGACTATGTAAATAATACAAAGAATGAAGTTGGTGTAAAAATTAAAAACACAGGAAACACTATTTTGCATACAATATTTGAGCATTTAAAATATGAATTAGTTAGAATTGATTGTGTTCAAATAGCGCATTTAACTAAAAAAGATATACCACGAGGTAATTGGAAAATATTATCAGAACAAGAGGTTAACACATTAAAAATGATGTAG
- the yihA gene encoding ribosome biogenesis GTP-binding protein YihA/YsxC, translating to MHIKSAEFVTSNSDASKCPKDRIPEYAFIGRSNVGKSSLINMLTSRKSLAKTSRRPGKTQLINHFIINKDWFLVDLPGYGYAKVSKSTKKVFQKFITHYFENREQLVTAFVLVDIRHKPQPIDQEFMQYLGESGIPFSIIFTKADKLKPKAIENHVEDYKTILLETWEEMPNYFITSSSKDIGKDDVLNYIDGLNENIIIE from the coding sequence ATGCATATTAAATCTGCCGAGTTTGTAACCAGTAATTCTGATGCTTCAAAGTGTCCTAAAGATCGCATACCAGAATATGCTTTTATTGGTAGAAGTAACGTTGGAAAGTCGTCCTTAATCAATATGCTTACAAGCAGAAAAAGTCTAGCTAAAACATCTAGAAGACCAGGAAAAACCCAACTAATCAACCATTTTATAATAAATAAAGATTGGTTTTTAGTTGATTTACCAGGTTATGGTTATGCTAAAGTATCCAAGAGCACAAAGAAGGTGTTTCAAAAATTTATAACACATTATTTTGAAAACCGAGAGCAATTAGTAACTGCATTTGTACTTGTGGATATTAGACATAAACCACAACCTATAGATCAAGAATTTATGCAATATTTAGGAGAAAGCGGAATACCTTTTTCTATCATATTTACAAAAGCAGATAAGTTAAAACCTAAAGCTATTGAAAATCACGTTGAAGACTATAAAACAATACTGTTAGAAACATGGGAAGAAATGCCAAATTACTTTATAACATCTTCTAGCAAAGACATTGGTAAAGATGACGTACTAAACTACATTGATGGATTAAATGAAAACATCATAATTGAATAG
- a CDS encoding alpha/beta fold hydrolase, giving the protein MTRILKKEGKFNYIEVGEGQPIIVLHGLMGGLSNFDAVTTFFSTNGYKVIIPELPIYSMSLLKTNVKAFAKYLYDFIAFKELDNVILLGNSLGGHIGLYHTKMHPDKVKALVITGSSGLYESAMGGGYTKRSDYEVIKKKAQEVFYDPAVATKEIVDEVYETVNDRNKLIKTLAIAKSAIRHNMAKDLPKMTVPTCIIWGRNDGVTPPEVAEEFNLLLPDSDLFWIEKCGHAAMMEHPETFNQILFDWFKKRDI; this is encoded by the coding sequence ATGACGCGTATACTTAAAAAAGAAGGAAAATTCAACTATATTGAAGTTGGTGAAGGACAACCAATAATTGTACTTCACGGACTAATGGGAGGTTTAAGTAATTTTGATGCTGTGACCACTTTTTTTAGCACAAATGGATACAAAGTAATTATCCCAGAACTGCCTATTTATAGCATGTCCTTACTTAAAACAAATGTCAAAGCATTTGCTAAATACCTATACGATTTTATTGCTTTTAAAGAACTTGATAACGTCATTTTGCTAGGCAACTCATTAGGAGGACACATTGGCTTATATCACACAAAAATGCATCCTGACAAAGTAAAAGCTTTAGTAATAACTGGTAGCTCTGGATTATACGAAAGCGCAATGGGTGGAGGATACACTAAACGAAGTGATTACGAGGTAATTAAAAAGAAAGCGCAAGAGGTATTTTACGATCCTGCAGTAGCCACAAAAGAAATAGTGGACGAAGTTTATGAAACCGTTAACGACCGAAATAAACTTATTAAAACTTTAGCTATTGCAAAAAGTGCTATTAGACATAATATGGCTAAAGACTTACCTAAAATGACTGTTCCGACTTGTATAATTTGGGGTAGAAATGATGGTGTAACACCACCAGAAGTTGCAGAAGAATTTAATTTATTACTTCCTGACTCTGATTTATTTTGGATCGAAAAATGTGGTCATGCTGCGATGATGGAGCATCCTGAAACTTTTAATCAAATATTATTTGATTGGTTTAAAAAACGTGATATTTAA